A single Corynebacterium resistens DSM 45100 DNA region contains:
- a CDS encoding MerR family transcriptional regulator, whose amino-acid sequence MSTKNIEPQQDALFDINGPDEEVGYRVPIACQVAGITYRQLDYWARTGLVQPTIRTAAGSGSQRLYSFRDILVLKIVKGLLDTGISLQNIRKAVEKLENLGVDDLSGITLVSDGTTVYECRSPEEVIDLLNGGQGVFGIAVPGLMKELTGTITAFPSEKVSQDPAIDELAERRRRRMA is encoded by the coding sequence ATGAGCACCAAGAACATTGAGCCGCAACAGGATGCGCTCTTTGATATCAACGGACCTGACGAAGAGGTTGGGTACCGCGTACCCATTGCCTGCCAGGTTGCTGGCATCACCTATCGACAGCTGGACTATTGGGCGCGCACCGGCTTAGTGCAGCCAACCATCCGGACGGCAGCAGGTTCTGGTTCCCAACGCTTGTACTCTTTCCGCGATATTTTGGTGCTCAAGATCGTCAAAGGGCTGCTGGATACCGGCATTTCTTTGCAGAACATCCGTAAGGCCGTAGAGAAGCTGGAAAACCTCGGTGTTGATGACCTTTCGGGAATCACCCTAGTTTCCGATGGCACGACCGTGTATGAATGCCGTTCCCCAGAAGAGGTTATCGACTTGCTCAACGGTGGCCAAGGCGTGTTCGGTATCGCAGTGCCCGGGTTGATGAAGGAACTGACTGGCACCATCACGGCATTCCCTTCCGAGAAAGTCTCTCAAGATCCCGCCATCGACGAACTGGCGGAGCGCCGTCGGCGTCGAATGGCTTAA
- the ftsR gene encoding transcriptional regulator FtsR: MSAQAARAQSARKVSTPAGVGQVLPTSSIGDVLKQLKPDFPDVTVSKIRFLESEGLISPRRSQSGYRRFSPEDIARLRYILTHQRDNYLPLKVIREQLAAMDSGKVTPVSAKQGRAGVVSAEQLRAAESRRLTRADVTARAGVSDSFTGSVIRMGLINADGSGFYSVDDVEVVQLAFSLTEYGLDSRHLKSLLTIANRQYDIVARVSEPLAHGRDENARQRSLETAREVSALLVSLNTALVKGNLG; the protein is encoded by the coding sequence GTGAGCGCACAGGCTGCCCGAGCGCAATCTGCCCGCAAGGTCTCCACTCCGGCAGGGGTTGGCCAGGTTCTGCCGACATCGTCTATCGGCGATGTTCTAAAGCAGCTAAAGCCTGACTTTCCCGATGTCACCGTGTCCAAAATCCGCTTCCTTGAGTCCGAAGGTCTCATTAGTCCGCGAAGGAGTCAGTCCGGATACCGGCGATTCTCTCCGGAGGATATCGCACGGTTGCGCTATATTCTGACCCACCAGCGCGATAACTACCTTCCCCTTAAAGTTATCCGTGAGCAGCTCGCTGCCATGGATTCCGGAAAGGTCACTCCGGTAAGCGCCAAGCAGGGGCGCGCTGGAGTTGTGAGTGCCGAGCAGTTGCGGGCAGCGGAGTCGCGTCGACTCACTCGGGCTGATGTCACCGCGCGTGCGGGGGTTAGCGACTCTTTCACCGGTAGCGTAATTCGCATGGGGCTCATCAATGCCGATGGCTCCGGGTTTTACTCGGTGGACGATGTTGAAGTTGTTCAACTCGCGTTCTCCCTTACCGAGTACGGCCTGGATTCCCGCCATTTGAAGTCCTTGTTGACCATCGCGAACCGGCAATATGACATTGTCGCCCGAGTGTCGGAGCCACTGGCACATGGTCGCGATGAGAACGCGCGCCAGCGTTCCTTAGAAACCGCTCGTGAAGTAAGCGCGCTCTTGGTTTCCCTGAATACAGCGCTGGTTAAGGGCAATTTGGGATAG